From Micromonospora auratinigra:
GACCGACGTGCAGCGGATGATCCAGGACGCCGACCCGGACGACCCGGCGCACGCCCGGGTGGACCCGCAGGTGTTGCGCGACGGCGGCCCGACCCGGGGCCAGGGCGCGGTCACCACGACCGGCGGCACCGCCGGCCCGGCCAGCGCCCGGCGGGTCGCCCGCCAGCCCGAGCGGCACCGGGGCAAGGTCGCCCCGACCACCACCGGCGACGCCACCACCGGCGGCCTGAGCACCCCGGCCGGCGGCTCCACCAGCGACGCCTCGTCGAGCGGCAGCCAGGTCGGCAACTTCACCGACGAGGGCGCCAACCCCGGCTGAGCCGTCCCCCACCCACCCCGCGCTGCACCGCGGGGTGGGTGGGGCGCGTGGTCAGAGGGTGCGGAGGATGCCGAGGCGTTGGGTGGCGCGGGTGAGGGCGACGTAGAGGTCGCTGTGCCCGCGCGGCGACTCGGCCACGATCCGCTCCGGCTCGACCACCAGTACCGAGTCGAACTCCAGGCCCTTGGCCTGTTCGGTGGTGAGCAGCACCACCCGGTTCGCCAGCTCCGGCTGCTCGCCGACGGCCGCCTCCGGCAGCGCGCCGACGACCACCTTGCCCAGCTCGTCGACCCGGTCGGCCGGCACGATCACGCCGAGCCGCCCGTCGGCGAGCCCGGCCGCCTCCCGGGTGGCCGCCGCCACCAGCTCGTCGGTGAGCCGGTCCGCGGCGACGGTCCGGTCCCACGGCGGTACGCCGGAGGCGCGCACCGAGCGGGGTGGACGCAGCGTCGGGTCGATCTCGGTCAGCACCTCGGCGGCGACCGCCATGATCTCGGCGGGCGTGCGGTAGCTGACGGTCAGCTCCTCCAGCCGCCACCGGTCCGCCACGTACGGCGCCAGTGCCTCGGCCCAGGACGGCGTGCCGGAGAGCGCGCCGGTCTGCGCCACGTCGCCGACGATCGTCATCGACCGGCTCGGGCAGCGCCGCATCAGCAGCCGCCACGCCATCGGCGACAGCTCCTGCGCCTCGTCGACGATCACGTGGCCGAACGCCCAGCGCCGGTCGGCGGCGGCACGCTGCGCGGTGGTGAGCCGCTCGGCGTCCTCCTGCCGCTCCGAGAGCCGGTCGGCGTCGATCAGGTCGGTGACCCCGAGGATCTCGCCACCCTCGGCCTCGTCCTCGACGTCGATGGACCGGGAGCCGCGCCAGATCTCCAGCACGCCCTCGGCGTACTCCCGCTCCATGGCGCGCAGCCGTTCCTGGCGGGCCACCGCGGCCCGCTCGTCCTCGCCGAGCAGCTCCGCGGCCTCGTCCAGCAGCGGTACGTCGGCCGGCGTCCAGCCGCCCGGCTCGCGGTGCAGCAGCGCCCGCTGCGCGTCGTCGAGCATCGGCGCGGCGGTGGCGATCCGCTCGCGGTCGGCGTACAGGTCGGCGAGCAGGCGCTGCGGGGTGAGCACCGGCCACAGCTCGTCCAGGGTGGCCCGGACCTCGGGATCCTCACGCAGCTCCCGGCGGATCTCCGCGACGTCGGCCTCGGAGAGCAGGTTCTCCCCGCCGAGCGGGTCGGCGCCGATCCGCTCGGCGACCTGGGCGGCGAGCGCGTGCACGACCTCGATGTCGAAGATCGCACGGGCCAGGTTGTGCGGGCGCTGCGAACGGCGGGCCCGGTCCCGGGCCTGCCGGACCACCTCGGGTTCCAGGGTGAGGATCTCGTGCTGCGGCAGCTCGATCTCCAGCGGCTCGTCGGGCACCCACTGCCGGTCCCGGACCGCGTTCGCCAGCACCTCGGTCATCACCGCGCGCCCCTTCAGCGCCGCCGCGACCGCCGGCTCGGTGCGCCGCGCGCTCACCCCGGGGAACAGGTCCGCCTGGGTACGCAGCAGCACACCGGTCTCGGCCAGCGCCGGGAGCACCTGGGAGATGTAGCGCAGGAAGGTGGCGTTCGGGCCGACCAGCAGCACGCCCCGGGTGGACAGCTGCTCCCGGTGCGTGTAGAGCAGGTACGCCGCCCGGTGCAGCGCCACCGCGGTCTTGCCGGTGCCGGGGCCGCCCTGCACCACCATGACGCCCGGCAGCTCGGCGCGGATGATCCGGTCCTGCTCGGCCTGGATGGTCTCGACGATGTCGCGCATCCGGCCGGTCCGGCCGGCGTTCAGCGCGGCCAGCAGGGACGCCTCGCCGGTCAGCTCCTCGTGCGCGGTGGGGGAGGCGGCGGCGATGTCCAGCACCTCGTCGTTGAGGCCGGTGACCTTCCGCTCCCGGGTACGCAGGTGCCGGCGGCGGCGTACGCCCTGCGGGTTGGCGGCGGTGGCCAGGTAGAACGCCCGGGCGGCCGGAGCACGCCAGTCCATCAGCAGCGGGTCGTAGTCGCCGGAGGTGTCGAAGATGCCGATCCGGCCGATGTAGCGGCGGGAGCCGTCGTCGCCGTCGAGCCGGCCGAAGCAGAGCCCGTTCTCCACCGCGCCGTACCGCTCGACCTGCTCGGCGTACATCCCGACGGTGGAGTCGCGCTGGGACTGCGCCTGCCGGGTGCCGCCGGTGGCCCGCAGCTCCTCGGCGAGCCGGCGGGCGGCCTGCTCGCGTAGCCCGTCCAGCCGGTCGTAGAGCACCGAGACGTACTCCTGCTCGCGCCCGATCTCGTCGTCCTGGTGCAGTTCACCCGGCACGTCGGAGTGACTTGACAAACCGGCTCCTCATTGGCTAAAATCAGCGCAGGAATGGCATTCTTTTGCCATTCCTTTTTGTGTTTGAACTGAGAAAGATACCGCGCGGTCCGCCTCCGGACCAAGCCTGCCCGGCCGCCCCCGGCCACGTCACACCGGCGCGCCGCGACCGGGCCCGGAAAGCCGGACAGGGGTCCGGCCGGCGGGTGCCGACCGGACCCCTGTCGGGTCCCGCTGACCAGGTTCAGCCCTTGGCCACCTGGTAGAGCCGCTCCGGACTGACCAGGCCGGCCAGCACCCGCCCGTCATCGGTGAGCAGCACGCTGAACAGCTTCGAGCTGAGCAGCCGGCCGCTGCCCCAGTCGCCGCTGACCTTGGGCAGCACGGTCAGCATGCCCGCCAGGTCGGCGCCCGCCGGCCCGCCGCGCCCCGTACCGGCCGTCGGCCCGCCCCGGCCCGGCTCCCGCGCGGTGCCGTCCGCCCCGGTCAGGCCGGTCTCGTCGAGCCGCGCCACCAGCACGGTGGTCCAGCCGGTCCCGACGGTACGCACCCCGTCCGGCCGCTTGTCGGCGTCCGGCCGGTGCTTGCCGGCCGGCCCGTGCGCCTCGGTGGACGCCTCGGTCATCGTCACCCCGGGCGGCGGGTTGAACCGGAACTGGTCCGCGTCGGGCGTGCGGAAGTCCACCTGGGTGAAGGCCACCTCGAAGGCGGGCTCGTCGACGCCGTCGGCGAGCACCTCGAAGCGCAGCGGCACGTGCTCCTTCGCGTCCAGCGCGATGCGCACCTGGTGCACCAGGGAGTCCTTGTCGCGCGGGGTGAGCACCAGTTCGTACACGTCCCGGCCGGCGACGGTGGCGGCCCGGCCCACGGTCACCGCGGTGCTCGGGTCGATCGCCGCGAGGGCCCGGTCCGCCGCGTCGGCCGGGGTGGCCGGCGCGGTCGGCATCCCCGCCTCGCCCGCCGGCAGCGTCCGGTGCGAACCGGTGTTCGACCGGCTGCTCCAGGTCCAGACGTCCCGGCCGTTGCGCAGCACGTCCGACTCGCCGAGGGTGTCGAGCAGCGCCAGCCGCTGCCGCTCCGGGCCGGCGTACCAGACCCGCACCGTGTGGGTGCCGCTGACCAGGCCGGCCAGGCCGCCCTCGCCGCCGGCCATGCCGGCCAGGTTCGCCAGCGGCGGCAGCCCCAGGTCGGCGCGCTGCACCACGGTGCCGGAGAGCCCGTCGAGGCGGGACGTGCGCAGGTCATCCAGGAGCTGCGCGGCGGTGCGCGGGGGCAGGGCCGGGTCGGCGGTGGCGGCGAAGGTGCCGACGGCCGCGCCGCCGCCGATCACGGCGACCCCCGCGGTCACCGGGACCAGCCAGCGCAGCACGGCACGGTTCTTCAGAACAGACATGGTGGATACCTCCTGCCCACCATGCTGCAACCCGGGCGCTGTGAAGCCGCTGAGGAGATCCCCTACGGGGTGTCGTGGGGGTGGCACCCTGGACGGGTGCGGTTGCTGGTGGTGGAGGACGAGTCGCGGCTCGCGGCGGCGCTGCGCCGGGGCCTGGTGGCGGAGGGGTTCGCGGTGGACGTCGCGGGCACCGGGCCGGCCGGTCTGGACGCGGCCCGGCACGGCGAGTACGACGCGATGATCCTGGACGTGATGCTGCCCGGTCTCTCCGGCTACGAGGTGGTACGCCGGCTGCGCGCCGAGGAGCACTGGCTGCCGGTGCTGATGCTGTCGGCCAAGGACGGCGAGTACGACCAGGCCGACGGGCTGGACTGCGGGGCCGACGACTACCTGACCAAGCCCTTCTCGTACGTGGTGCTGCTGGCCCGGCTGCGGGCGCTGCTGCGCCGGGGCGCGCCCGAGCGGCCCAGCGTGCTCGCCGTGGGCGACCTGCGGCTGGACCCGGCGCGGCGGCGGGTCACCCGGGCCGACGCCGAGGTCTCGCTGACCGCCCGCGAGTACGCCCTGCTCGACTACCTGATGCGCCGCGCCGGCCAGGTGGTCTCCAAGACCGAGCTGCTGGACCACGTCTGGGACGCCAGCCTGGAGACCGCCCCGAACGCCGTCGAGGTCTACGTCGGCTACCTGCGCCGCAAGATCGGCCGGGACCGGCTGGAGACCGTCCGGGGCGCCGGCTACCGGCTCAGCACGTGAGAGGCCGGCGCGGCATGCCACCCGGCCTCGGCCTGCGCGCCCGGCTGATGCTGATCGGCGTCGCGGGGCTGAGCGTGGGGCTGGCCCTCGGCGGCGTGCTGCTGCTCGGCGCGCTGGGCTGGACCCTGCAACGCTCGGTCGACGCCGAGGCGTTCCGCACCGCCGACGCGGTGGCGCTGCTCGCCGCCTCCGACGCCCTGCCCGACCCGCTCCCGGTGGCAGGCGGCCAGCTCCGGGTGCAGGTGGTGGACGCCCAGGGGCGGATCCGGGCCGCCTCCATCGACGCCGACCGGCTGGTGCCGATGCTCCGCCCGGACCAGCTGCGCGGTGGGCAACGGCAGCGCCTCGACGTCGACGGGCGGCGGGTCGGGCTGACCGGGCCGGTGCGGGTGGTCACCGTACCGGCGGGCAGCTCGCTGGACCCGCTCACCGTCGTGGTCGCCAAGTCGGTGACCGACGTCCGGCACAGCCTGCACGTGGTCCGCACCCTGCTGCTGGTGGGTTTCCCGTTGCTGGTCGCCGGGCTGGCCGCGGTCGCCTGGCGGGTGGTCGGCGCGACGCTGCGGCCGGTGGAGGCGCTGCGCCGGGGCGCCGCCGAGATCACCGACCGGGCCGGCCCGGGGCGGCTGCCCGTCCCGGCCGCGCGTGACGAGATCCAGCGGCTCGCGGTCACCCTCAACGACATGCTCGACCGGCTGGCCGCGGCCCGGGCCCGGCAGCGCGCCTTCGTCGCCGACGCCGCGCACGAGCTGCGCAGCCCGCTGGCCAACATGCGCACCGAGCTGGAGGTGGCCCGACGGCTCGGCCCCGAGACCGACTGGCCGGCGGTCGCCGACGACCTGCTCGCCGACACCGAACGGCTCGGCCGGCTGGTCGACGACCTGCTGCTGCTGGCCCGCCTCGACGAGGAGCCCGGCGCGGCGGCGGTGTCCCGCCCGGTCGGGCCGGTGGAGCTGGGTGAGCTGCTGCGGGCGGTGGTCGGGCGTTACCCGTCGCCCCCGGTGCGGCTGGTGCCGCCGGCCGGACCGGTGTGGACCGAGGGAGATCCGACCGAGCTGCGCCGGGTGCTGGCCAACCTGGTGGAGAACGCGCTGCGGCACGCCCGGGGCGAGGTGCGGCTGGAGGTGACCGGGGCGGAGGCCGGCGGTCCGGTGCCCGGTCCGCGCCGCGCCGGGCCGGGGGAGCGGGCGTACCACCTGGTGACGGTGACCGACGACGGGCCGGGCATCCCGGCGGCCGAACGGGAGCGGGTGTTCCAGCGGTTCACCCGGCTCGACGACGCGCGGGCCCGCGACGACGGCGGGGCCGGGCTGGGGCTGGCCATCGTGCGTGAGCTGGTCCGTCGGGCCGGCGGCACGGTCGAACTCGCCGACGCCGACGGCACCGGCCTGCGGGTGAGCGTACGGCTGCCCGCGCTGGTCGAGCCGGACGCCGGCTGAGCCGTCAGCCCCGTCGGGTGCAGACCGGCGCGGCCCGGGCCACCACGTCGGTGGACCAGACCACCGCCACCGTGAAGCAGTAGTCCTGGGTGCGGCTCAGCCCGTACGCGACGTAGCTGTCGGTGCCGGCGGGCAGCTCCTGGAAGGTGTGCTGGGTGTCCCGCGACCGGCCCCCGGCGATCACCACCGGCCCCTCCGCCCCGGACGGGTACGTCCAGCTCAGCAGGATGCTGTCCCGCCGGTCGGTGAGGCGGACCCGGCCGGGCGGGGTGCCCGTGGCGGCGGGCGGGGGCTTCGGCGTACCGGTGGGGGAGGCGGGGCGGCTCGCCGACGGGACCGCGCTGCCGGCGGGCGCGGCCGTCCGCTGGGACCGGTCCACCCGGGACACCCCGGCGATCACCGCGACCACGCCGAGCAGCAGGGCCACCACCACCCCGATCACGACCAGCGGCAGCCACGGCGTGGCGCGGCGCTCGGGCACCGGAGGGCGGGGCACGTGCACCGGCAGGTAGCGCGACGGCGACTCCGGCTCGGCGGCCCGGGACACCCGGCGTACGCCCGCCGACTCCTCGCCGGTCAGCCCGACCACGGCCGGCGGCAGCGCGGTCTCCCCGGCCGACGGGTCGTCGGCGTCGAACTGTTCCTCCGGCGGCCACCAGTCGTCGTCCGCCGGCCCGTCGTAGCGGCCCGCACGGTCGTCGGTGGGTTCGTCGCGGTCGTCCACCGGCC
This genomic window contains:
- a CDS encoding HelD family protein translates to MSSHSDVPGELHQDDEIGREQEYVSVLYDRLDGLREQAARRLAEELRATGGTRQAQSQRDSTVGMYAEQVERYGAVENGLCFGRLDGDDGSRRYIGRIGIFDTSGDYDPLLMDWRAPAARAFYLATAANPQGVRRRRHLRTRERKVTGLNDEVLDIAAASPTAHEELTGEASLLAALNAGRTGRMRDIVETIQAEQDRIIRAELPGVMVVQGGPGTGKTAVALHRAAYLLYTHREQLSTRGVLLVGPNATFLRYISQVLPALAETGVLLRTQADLFPGVSARRTEPAVAAALKGRAVMTEVLANAVRDRQWVPDEPLEIELPQHEILTLEPEVVRQARDRARRSQRPHNLARAIFDIEVVHALAAQVAERIGADPLGGENLLSEADVAEIRRELREDPEVRATLDELWPVLTPQRLLADLYADRERIATAAPMLDDAQRALLHREPGGWTPADVPLLDEAAELLGEDERAAVARQERLRAMEREYAEGVLEIWRGSRSIDVEDEAEGGEILGVTDLIDADRLSERQEDAERLTTAQRAAADRRWAFGHVIVDEAQELSPMAWRLLMRRCPSRSMTIVGDVAQTGALSGTPSWAEALAPYVADRWRLEELTVSYRTPAEIMAVAAEVLTEIDPTLRPPRSVRASGVPPWDRTVAADRLTDELVAAATREAAGLADGRLGVIVPADRVDELGKVVVGALPEAAVGEQPELANRVVLLTTEQAKGLEFDSVLVVEPERIVAESPRGHSDLYVALTRATQRLGILRTL
- a CDS encoding LolA family protein, with the protein product MSVLKNRAVLRWLVPVTAGVAVIGGGAAVGTFAATADPALPPRTAAQLLDDLRTSRLDGLSGTVVQRADLGLPPLANLAGMAGGEGGLAGLVSGTHTVRVWYAGPERQRLALLDTLGESDVLRNGRDVWTWSSRSNTGSHRTLPAGEAGMPTAPATPADAADRALAAIDPSTAVTVGRAATVAGRDVYELVLTPRDKDSLVHQVRIALDAKEHVPLRFEVLADGVDEPAFEVAFTQVDFRTPDADQFRFNPPPGVTMTEASTEAHGPAGKHRPDADKRPDGVRTVGTGWTTVLVARLDETGLTGADGTAREPGRGGPTAGTGRGGPAGADLAGMLTVLPKVSGDWGSGRLLSSKLFSVLLTDDGRVLAGLVSPERLYQVAKG
- a CDS encoding response regulator transcription factor, with protein sequence MRLLVVEDESRLAAALRRGLVAEGFAVDVAGTGPAGLDAARHGEYDAMILDVMLPGLSGYEVVRRLRAEEHWLPVLMLSAKDGEYDQADGLDCGADDYLTKPFSYVVLLARLRALLRRGAPERPSVLAVGDLRLDPARRRVTRADAEVSLTAREYALLDYLMRRAGQVVSKTELLDHVWDASLETAPNAVEVYVGYLRRKIGRDRLETVRGAGYRLST
- a CDS encoding sensor histidine kinase, with translation MLIGVAGLSVGLALGGVLLLGALGWTLQRSVDAEAFRTADAVALLAASDALPDPLPVAGGQLRVQVVDAQGRIRAASIDADRLVPMLRPDQLRGGQRQRLDVDGRRVGLTGPVRVVTVPAGSSLDPLTVVVAKSVTDVRHSLHVVRTLLLVGFPLLVAGLAAVAWRVVGATLRPVEALRRGAAEITDRAGPGRLPVPAARDEIQRLAVTLNDMLDRLAAARARQRAFVADAAHELRSPLANMRTELEVARRLGPETDWPAVADDLLADTERLGRLVDDLLLLARLDEEPGAAAVSRPVGPVELGELLRAVVGRYPSPPVRLVPPAGPVWTEGDPTELRRVLANLVENALRHARGEVRLEVTGAEAGGPVPGPRRAGPGERAYHLVTVTDDGPGIPAAERERVFQRFTRLDDARARDDGGAGLGLAIVRELVRRAGGTVELADADGTGLRVSVRLPALVEPDAG